The following are encoded together in the Candidatus Delongbacteria bacterium genome:
- a CDS encoding 3'-5' exoribonuclease produces MSINSSDLRHIRLNEFVAIDIETTGLNTYVDKIIEIAAVRFVDGEKTDTFQTFIDPGMKLPDEISQITGIRDDDLIGKPEIDKVLPSFFEFIGTSPLVGHNISFDLEFLKYYAAVYGVETSFRTAKVHDTLLLSQIFFPKGPISYKLSVLKDFFGFDGNDHRALDDSITCGNILLRIAEEAVSLSDEIVKNLAEVSLGFEFVGKQFILDLANFYGKTSFNRKLGVKQKKYSDSYNFIIKDSELNEEMKKVLLTDDIIDKIFLPGGLLDKNIKKFEYREEQYTFAKAAFEAYKNNKILVTEAGTGVGKSFAYLFPSAINAVLNDEKVVITTNTKNLQEQIFYKDIPVIHQLLGGIFSSVILKGRNNYLCINRYESVLRHPTNSLNGNEQAARFLPLVVWAGKTATGDIEENSGFKKGYNYDIWNKVESDSSFCLGKKCKHYNSCHAIGIRKKAFKSDLVIINHSLLFSDIISDSAVLGQYSHLVVDEAHNIENAATNYLGEEFSFNLIRNICNRIITSDNKHGNLIKLERAIATEIKDKNLSDKIIALIDQLKDKNKVLYEVSKSFFDQLGQNLLSKNYAESNSLIKKRFKDSEEIFGDFEHEKEKFKSVFEDHIGLIKRIDHLLNTFDENPFPDHETIKQEFVSINENALGAYSTFNFFNDTSRENFVFWYELGIKDGNVSLKLSSAPLDVSPILKDNLYENLSSVILTSATLTIERRFKYMQKKLGLAEIDPDKIETLMLGSPFNLKKQLRVITPSFIASPKMSAIYEKDVENILGELIENFDQGTLVLFTSYKLMSSMAYKLRDKFKKTGRTLLVQGKESTRTDLVKNFKKIRNSFLFGTDSFWEGVDVPGDALEALVIVKLPFSVPTEPVIEARIEEIEKSGNNSFMHYSVPEAILKFKQGIGRLIRTADDYGAVYILDSRVINTRWGQAFVNSLPVLPEIPKNLQNLKTITEEIFGEKL; encoded by the coding sequence ATGAGTATAAATTCATCAGATCTACGACATATCAGGCTGAACGAGTTCGTAGCTATAGATATTGAAACAACTGGTTTAAATACATATGTTGATAAAATTATTGAAATTGCAGCAGTAAGATTTGTTGATGGTGAAAAAACTGATACTTTTCAAACTTTTATAGATCCTGGAATGAAACTACCTGATGAGATCTCTCAAATAACAGGAATAAGAGATGATGATCTTATTGGTAAACCAGAAATTGATAAAGTTTTACCAAGTTTTTTTGAGTTCATAGGAACCTCCCCACTCGTTGGACACAATATATCTTTTGATTTAGAATTTTTAAAATATTATGCAGCGGTATACGGAGTAGAAACTTCTTTTAGGACAGCAAAAGTTCATGACACTCTCCTACTTTCTCAGATTTTCTTCCCCAAAGGTCCAATCAGCTATAAACTTTCAGTTTTAAAAGATTTTTTCGGTTTCGATGGTAATGACCATAGAGCATTAGATGATTCTATTACTTGTGGAAATATTCTTTTAAGAATAGCGGAAGAAGCTGTAAGCCTTTCAGATGAAATAGTCAAAAATCTAGCTGAGGTCTCTTTAGGATTTGAATTTGTTGGAAAACAGTTCATTCTTGATCTGGCAAATTTTTATGGTAAAACCAGTTTTAATAGAAAATTAGGTGTTAAGCAAAAGAAATATTCAGACTCATACAATTTCATAATTAAAGATTCTGAACTAAATGAGGAAATGAAAAAGGTTCTTCTAACTGATGATATAATTGATAAAATATTTCTTCCTGGTGGTCTCCTCGACAAGAATATAAAAAAATTTGAGTATAGAGAAGAGCAATACACATTTGCAAAAGCAGCATTTGAAGCATATAAAAACAATAAAATACTTGTAACTGAAGCTGGAACAGGTGTGGGGAAATCTTTTGCTTATCTCTTCCCTTCCGCAATCAATGCTGTTTTAAATGATGAAAAAGTAGTAATTACTACAAACACAAAAAATTTACAAGAACAAATTTTTTATAAAGACATTCCTGTTATTCATCAATTATTGGGAGGCATTTTTTCATCTGTTATCCTGAAAGGTAGAAACAATTATCTCTGCATAAACAGATATGAATCTGTATTGAGACATCCCACAAACTCATTGAATGGAAATGAACAGGCTGCTAGATTTTTACCTTTAGTAGTTTGGGCTGGTAAAACTGCTACCGGAGACATTGAAGAAAACAGTGGATTCAAAAAAGGCTACAATTATGACATATGGAATAAGGTTGAATCTGACTCTAGTTTCTGTTTAGGAAAAAAGTGCAAACATTATAATTCATGTCACGCAATTGGGATTAGAAAAAAAGCTTTCAAATCAGATTTGGTAATTATAAATCATTCTCTACTATTTTCAGATATCATTTCTGATAGTGCTGTTCTTGGTCAATATTCTCACCTAGTTGTTGATGAAGCTCATAATATCGAAAACGCAGCCACCAATTATCTTGGCGAGGAGTTTTCCTTCAATTTAATACGTAATATTTGTAATAGAATTATCACATCAGATAATAAGCACGGAAATTTGATAAAACTTGAAAGAGCTATCGCAACTGAAATAAAAGATAAAAATCTTTCAGATAAGATTATTGCTCTCATTGATCAACTAAAAGATAAAAACAAGGTGCTTTATGAAGTTTCAAAAAGTTTTTTTGATCAATTGGGACAAAACCTCTTAAGTAAAAATTATGCCGAATCAAATTCTTTGATAAAAAAACGATTTAAGGATTCTGAAGAAATCTTCGGTGATTTTGAACATGAAAAAGAAAAATTTAAATCAGTATTTGAAGATCATATCGGCTTAATTAAAAGAATTGACCATCTTCTAAATACTTTTGACGAAAATCCTTTCCCTGACCATGAAACAATAAAACAAGAGTTTGTCTCAATCAATGAAAACGCCCTGGGAGCATACTCCACTTTCAATTTTTTTAATGATACTAGTAGAGAGAATTTTGTTTTCTGGTATGAACTTGGAATAAAAGATGGCAATGTTTCATTAAAACTAAGCTCTGCCCCACTTGATGTGTCGCCAATATTAAAAGATAATTTATATGAAAATCTTTCTTCTGTAATTCTAACAAGTGCAACACTTACCATAGAGAGACGTTTTAAGTATATGCAAAAAAAATTAGGTCTGGCTGAAATAGATCCTGACAAGATTGAAACATTGATGCTTGGCTCTCCTTTTAATTTAAAAAAACAATTAAGAGTAATAACTCCATCGTTTATAGCCTCGCCAAAAATGAGTGCAATATATGAAAAAGATGTAGAAAATATATTAGGTGAACTTATAGAAAACTTTGATCAGGGAACTTTAGTACTTTTTACGAGTTATAAGTTGATGAGTTCAATGGCATATAAATTGAGAGACAAGTTCAAAAAAACTGGTAGAACATTATTAGTTCAAGGTAAGGAATCTACGAGAACTGACTTAGTTAAAAATTTCAAGAAAATAAGGAATTCATTTCTTTTTGGAACTGATAGTTTTTGGGAAGGTGTTGATGTTCCCGGCGATGCTTTGGAAGCTCTTGTAATTGTAAAATTACCATTTTCTGTTCCAACTGAGCCAGTGATTGAAGCAAGAATTGAAGAGATTGAAAAATCGGGAAATAACTCTTTTATGCACTACTCTGTTCCGGAAGCAATCTTGAAATTTAAACAAGGAATTGGAAGACTTATAAGAACTGCAGATGATTACGGTGCTGTTTATATACTTGACAGCAGAGTAATAAACACCAGATGGGGTCAAGCTTTCGTAAATTCTCTTCCAGTACTTCCTGAAATACCAAAAAATTTGCAAAATCTAAAAACTATCACAGAAGAAATTTTTGGAGAAAAATTATGA
- the ptsP gene encoding phosphoenolpyruvate--protein phosphotransferase — MPGKKGEKILKGTGVSPGISLGKPFLYVHEMLIAPEPEKVVDLEKEISLYEGSLKQAIRDLKSDQKKAKFKGGEEAASIFDAHFLILEDEVLKSEIKDFITENRVNASYAVSKVMKEYQSVLENSENEYLSQRAFDLEDVCRRVVRNLMFSENRPLDYNKHSEPSLVVSTNIFPSDAIGLNRKNTLGFVTEYGGEASHTAILSRSMGIPAIVGVAGIIAEISKCEFMIIDGDTGIVILDPDSQTITKFKALIDERRSRFKEIDKKLIGSKSFTKDGKEIKIAYNIQSDEELGDSKKYTSEGVGLFRTEFIFEKKTGLLTENEQFEIYNKIAKAVSPDKFTIRLLDIGGDKLLGRFSSHEDNPFLGLRGIRLLFKRKDILIPHIRAILRTAGLNKAVKLLIPFVTTVDEVRKLKRIIGGVQERLEGEGYEVNHDLEIGVMLEIPSAILMADRISKYCDFFSIGSNDLTQYTLATDRGNNKVTYLYDSLDPSVLMLIKQAVQSSSKSGKFISVCGLMASIPEAVPILIGLGIYNISVSVPSLPTIKNLIYNLDLSECVKLVEKCLKLDSYQKIKKEIKQFFDENNIQI; from the coding sequence ATGCCCGGTAAAAAAGGCGAAAAAATTTTAAAAGGAACCGGAGTAAGTCCCGGGATTAGTTTAGGTAAACCATTTCTGTATGTTCATGAAATGCTTATAGCTCCAGAACCAGAAAAAGTGGTTGATCTTGAAAAAGAGATATCATTGTATGAAGGTAGTTTAAAGCAAGCCATTAGAGACCTTAAATCTGATCAGAAGAAAGCTAAGTTCAAAGGTGGGGAAGAAGCTGCATCTATTTTTGATGCACACTTTTTGATATTGGAAGATGAAGTTTTAAAAAGCGAAATTAAAGATTTTATTACAGAAAATCGAGTAAATGCTTCTTATGCTGTAAGCAAGGTTATGAAAGAGTACCAGTCGGTTTTGGAAAATTCAGAAAATGAGTACCTTTCTCAACGGGCTTTTGATTTAGAAGATGTTTGTAGAAGAGTAGTTAGAAATCTTATGTTTAGTGAGAACAGACCTCTTGACTACAATAAACATTCAGAGCCAAGTTTGGTGGTATCAACAAATATTTTTCCTTCTGATGCAATAGGTTTGAATAGAAAAAATACTCTAGGTTTTGTAACGGAATACGGGGGAGAAGCAAGTCATACAGCAATTTTATCCAGATCAATGGGGATTCCGGCTATAGTTGGTGTTGCGGGAATAATTGCAGAAATTTCCAAATGTGAATTTATGATAATTGACGGAGACACTGGAATTGTGATTCTGGATCCAGATAGCCAGACTATAACAAAGTTTAAGGCACTTATTGACGAGAGAAGAAGCAGATTTAAAGAGATTGATAAAAAGTTGATAGGGAGTAAGTCTTTTACTAAAGATGGAAAAGAGATCAAGATTGCTTACAATATTCAATCTGATGAAGAGTTAGGTGATTCTAAAAAATACACATCTGAAGGTGTTGGGTTGTTTCGCACTGAGTTCATTTTTGAGAAAAAAACAGGTCTTCTTACAGAAAACGAACAATTCGAGATCTATAATAAAATTGCTAAAGCTGTATCACCTGATAAATTTACTATCAGACTTTTAGATATCGGAGGAGATAAGCTTTTAGGTCGTTTTTCATCACATGAAGACAATCCATTCCTTGGTCTAAGAGGAATTAGGCTTTTATTCAAAAGAAAAGATATTCTTATTCCTCATATAAGAGCGATTTTACGTACAGCCGGGTTGAATAAAGCTGTAAAATTACTTATTCCATTTGTTACAACAGTTGATGAAGTCAGAAAACTCAAAAGGATCATTGGTGGAGTACAAGAAAGGCTTGAAGGTGAAGGCTACGAAGTTAACCACGATTTAGAAATTGGAGTTATGCTGGAGATTCCATCGGCGATTTTGATGGCGGATCGGATTTCTAAATATTGTGATTTTTTCAGTATTGGTTCAAATGATTTAACCCAATATACCCTTGCTACAGACAGAGGTAATAACAAGGTTACATATCTATACGACTCTTTGGATCCTTCGGTTCTAATGTTAATTAAGCAGGCTGTTCAATCATCATCTAAATCGGGGAAATTTATAAGTGTCTGCGGGTTAATGGCAAGCATACCAGAAGCTGTTCCAATCCTTATTGGTTTAGGAATATACAATATCAGTGTTTCTGTCCCTTCTCTTCCAACAATTAAAAATTTAATCTATAATTTAGACCTCTCAGAATGCGTTAAACTAGTCGAAAAATGTCTGAAACTGGATAGCTATCAAAAAATTAAAAAAGAGATTAAACAGTTTTTTGATGAGAATAATATTCAAATATAA
- a CDS encoding HPr family phosphocarrier protein, which translates to MVSSKVKITNKLGLHARPAAKFVKISSKYKSDVFIEKDGYEINAKSIMGVMMLAAENGSFLTVKCSGNDEEECLKELVKLIEDKFYEE; encoded by the coding sequence ATGGTTAGTTCAAAGGTTAAAATAACAAATAAACTAGGCTTGCATGCAAGACCAGCTGCTAAGTTTGTAAAAATTTCTTCAAAGTATAAATCCGATGTGTTTATTGAAAAAGATGGTTACGAAATAAATGCAAAATCTATAATGGGTGTTATGATGCTTGCCGCTGAGAACGGTTCGTTTCTAACTGTTAAATGCAGTGGAAACGATGAAGAGGAGTGTCTCAAAGAGCTGGTGAAACTTATTGAAGATAAATTTTACGAGGAATAA
- a CDS encoding LysO family transporter, which yields MVFSLIGLGIIVGFVFRKKELVFKLNEKFTMYSIYLLLFLLGVSVGMNEEIISNIDKIGLDVFVITLGAVLGSVIASWILFKTFFRNH from the coding sequence ATGGTTTTTTCATTGATTGGATTAGGTATTATTGTAGGATTTGTATTTAGAAAAAAAGAACTTGTATTTAAATTAAATGAAAAATTCACAATGTATTCGATTTATCTTTTGTTGTTTCTTCTTGGAGTTTCTGTTGGTATGAACGAAGAAATAATTTCCAATATTGATAAAATTGGTTTAGATGTGTTTGTAATAACACTGGGAGCGGTACTGGGTAGTGTAATTGCCAGTTGGATTCTTTTTAAAACATTTTTTAGGAATCATTAA
- a CDS encoding lysine exporter LysO family protein produces the protein MKSSIKILLFFIIGVFVALLSKDTNLNKILVFIKDKDLTTYALYLLMFLVGIGVGGDTKSWTILKKFSFKIVLVPIATIIGSLFGGVLLGYFSGLFTIDEALAVSSGLGYYSLSSILITEIRSETLGVIALLSNILRELMTLILTPFFAYAFGKLAPIASGGATSMDTTLPIITRYVGKEYAMISVFSGTVLTLAVPILVPLMLKL, from the coding sequence ATGAAGAGCAGTATTAAAATATTATTATTTTTTATTATAGGTGTCTTTGTTGCCCTTTTATCAAAAGATACAAATCTTAATAAAATCCTTGTATTTATAAAGGATAAGGATTTAACTACTTACGCCCTTTATTTACTCATGTTTCTAGTTGGAATTGGTGTTGGAGGAGATACTAAATCATGGACTATTTTAAAAAAATTTAGTTTTAAAATAGTGCTGGTTCCCATCGCAACAATAATTGGATCATTATTTGGGGGAGTTCTTTTGGGTTATTTCTCCGGCCTTTTCACAATTGATGAGGCTTTAGCCGTTTCATCCGGACTTGGCTATTATAGTTTGTCGAGTATTTTGATTACGGAAATCAGATCTGAAACATTAGGAGTTATAGCATTATTATCCAATATTTTGAGAGAACTTATGACATTGATTTTGACTCCTTTTTTTGCATATGCATTTGGAAAACTAGCTCCTATAGCAAGCGGAGGAGCTACTTCAATGGATACTACGCTTCCAATAATTACTAGATATGTTGGAAAAGAATATGCAATGATATCAGTTTTTAGTGGTACAGTGCTAACCCTAGCTGTCCCAATTTTGGTTCCGTTGATGCTTAAATTGTAA
- the dusB gene encoding tRNA dihydrouridine synthase DusB, with protein sequence MSYKIGNLTLDNPIILAPMDGYTDIPFRTIIKEMGADLIYTEFAHSDALLYENIRSMKKVRILEEERPVVIQIFGKDPDKMARAAKLMEELNPDYLDLNFGCPSPTVAGNGSGSALLKNLPLLEKICETVVSTVKLPVTAKTRIGWDSKTINILETVKVFERTGIQAVTLHPRTRAQKFTGLSDWSFIKLLKENTHLPVIGNGDIRTPEDAKRMFDETSCDGVMIGREAISNPWIFKQVQDFLNSGVYEKEIPIHERIRVCQRHIDLATIWKGEVRAMFEMRKLYGYYFKGIPNLKRFKKLAFASSDIQEIKGYVDNIESIVNDEKLDILELPPVKNLKAYIKKNGDIE encoded by the coding sequence ATGAGTTATAAAATAGGAAATTTAACTTTAGACAATCCAATTATTCTCGCTCCAATGGATGGTTACACCGACATACCATTCAGAACAATAATCAAAGAGATGGGAGCTGATCTAATTTATACTGAATTCGCACATTCAGATGCACTTCTCTATGAAAATATACGTTCTATGAAAAAAGTTAGGATTTTAGAAGAGGAACGTCCTGTAGTAATTCAAATCTTTGGTAAGGATCCGGATAAGATGGCGAGAGCAGCAAAATTGATGGAAGAATTAAACCCTGATTATCTTGATTTAAATTTCGGCTGCCCATCTCCAACTGTTGCTGGAAATGGAAGTGGATCAGCTCTACTTAAGAACCTTCCCCTTTTGGAAAAAATATGTGAGACAGTAGTAAGCACAGTAAAATTACCGGTTACAGCAAAAACCAGAATAGGTTGGGACTCAAAAACAATAAACATTCTGGAAACAGTGAAAGTATTTGAGAGGACGGGAATACAAGCTGTAACCCTTCACCCAAGAACCAGAGCTCAAAAATTTACAGGTCTTTCAGATTGGTCGTTTATAAAACTTTTGAAAGAAAACACGCATTTACCCGTAATTGGAAATGGTGACATAAGAACACCGGAAGACGCTAAAAGAATGTTCGATGAAACATCTTGTGATGGCGTGATGATAGGAAGGGAAGCCATCTCAAATCCATGGATTTTTAAGCAAGTTCAAGATTTTTTAAATTCTGGTGTCTATGAAAAAGAGATTCCTATCCATGAAAGAATAAGAGTTTGCCAAAGGCATATTGATCTAGCCACTATCTGGAAAGGTGAAGTCAGGGCAATGTTTGAAATGAGGAAATTGTATGGTTACTACTTTAAAGGAATCCCCAACTTAAAAAGATTTAAAAAATTGGCTTTTGCATCGTCAGATATACAGGAGATAAAAGGCTATGTAGACAATATTGAATCAATTGTAAATGATGAAAAGCTAGATATATTGGAACTACCTCCAGTAAAAAATCTGAAAGCATATATTAAAAAAAATGGAGATATCGAATAG
- a CDS encoding sigma-54-dependent Fis family transcriptional regulator — protein MKIFLIDDDDQSRLAIENFLKFEEKIELSVFNSCDNAMSKYHSVKPEIIISDIRMTGMTGLDLLKKVKESEQGDETDVILITGFGDLNSCVTALREGAFDYLIKPINVEELITVIERSEEKRELHKENQSLKREKEILSSKIISTKNNLVDFINLIGNEEYFNTTSKSMSKAYDFALKLHENSDIPCLITGESGTGKEVMARFIHHGTNGSEKPFISINCAAVSSSLFESEIFGYDQGAFTGADSKGKKGKLELADGGTLFLDEIGDMPIEMQPKLLRVLQEKNFYKVGGVVPVSVNVRIVCATNHDIEKKIEEKLFRPELFYRLNTGHIELSPLRKRKEEIIPLAENFLKKSSLLRKKKFEGFSSDAVDFLLSYEWPGNIRELKNIIERIVLLFDDNIVRLSHLSPYLHSSTKNYASVNNELIIRFDENGPKFSEIEYMVTKKALEITDGNINKAARLLDVSWATLVKRGKLKE, from the coding sequence ATGAAAATATTTCTTATTGATGATGATGATCAGAGTAGATTGGCTATAGAAAATTTTTTAAAATTTGAAGAAAAAATAGAACTTTCTGTGTTTAATTCATGCGATAATGCAATGTCAAAATACCATTCTGTCAAACCTGAAATAATTATTTCTGATATTAGAATGACAGGTATGACTGGATTGGACTTATTAAAGAAAGTTAAAGAGTCTGAGCAGGGTGATGAAACAGATGTTATTTTAATTACTGGCTTTGGTGATTTAAATAGTTGTGTAACTGCACTTAGGGAAGGAGCTTTTGATTACCTAATCAAACCAATCAATGTTGAAGAGCTAATTACTGTAATAGAAAGATCTGAAGAAAAGCGTGAGCTACATAAAGAGAACCAATCCTTAAAAAGAGAAAAAGAAATTCTCAGTAGTAAAATAATATCTACAAAAAATAATTTGGTTGATTTTATTAACTTAATTGGTAATGAAGAGTATTTTAATACTACCTCAAAATCTATGTCAAAAGCTTACGACTTTGCCTTAAAACTTCATGAAAACTCTGATATTCCATGCTTAATCACTGGAGAGTCTGGAACCGGTAAAGAGGTTATGGCAAGATTTATTCATCATGGTACAAATGGAAGTGAAAAACCTTTTATCTCGATAAATTGTGCAGCAGTATCCTCTTCTTTATTTGAAAGTGAAATTTTTGGTTATGATCAGGGTGCATTTACTGGAGCTGACTCAAAGGGGAAAAAAGGGAAACTTGAATTAGCAGACGGTGGAACTCTTTTTTTAGATGAAATTGGTGATATGCCAATTGAAATGCAGCCTAAACTTTTGAGAGTACTACAGGAGAAAAATTTTTACAAAGTTGGCGGAGTCGTTCCTGTTTCTGTAAATGTTCGAATAGTTTGTGCAACAAATCATGATATAGAAAAGAAGATTGAAGAGAAATTATTTCGACCTGAACTTTTTTACAGATTGAATACGGGGCATATAGAGCTTAGTCCTTTAAGAAAAAGAAAGGAAGAAATCATCCCTCTGGCGGAAAATTTTCTAAAAAAAAGCTCTCTACTACGAAAGAAAAAGTTTGAAGGTTTTTCTTCTGATGCAGTTGATTTTCTATTATCCTACGAATGGCCTGGAAATATTAGAGAATTGAAAAATATTATAGAGAGAATTGTACTTTTGTTTGATGATAATATAGTGAGACTCTCACATCTTTCTCCTTATCTTCACTCATCTACAAAAAATTATGCTTCAGTTAATAATGAACTCATCATAAGATTTGATGAAAATGGTCCAAAATTCTCAGAAATTGAATATATGGTTACAAAAAAAGCCTTGGAAATTACTGATGGAAATATCAACAAAGCTGCCAGATTACTTGATGTTTCTTGGGCTACGTTGGTCAAAAGGGGTAAACTTAAAGAATAA
- a CDS encoding GHKL domain-containing protein gives MFERLKKEFHEITDIDFKLKKANEILNLIKETEPQEVQKEFAEYLINNIDKTDSVKLKSQSYTSVSLYHFRALEIDLALEYTFAAASYVNEEENPDELSRIYNNMGVFYSAIDLHDKAKECYAKSVSFNSNSIQPNLNLAQKYVDEHNFVLAQKYLDISFRICNENNDHDLLIQCYINKAEMENILGNYDIAEENLLIAKELNKKLKIARYDGFIEMGLGYTKSLKHEYFEALNHFEYALRVAKEQNNDEILWFAYQSLSNLYESIEEYKKQSEYLKLMLKFKEKVSSNLMNTKINYLEKKYKEKSNELEMVQVAEKHTRLASIGVMAAGITHEINQPLNSIMVNISGILYREKKEKKLSDNYYESIVQTKQAAERISSIISHMRSFWINDSNSNFEKINVDNTIKNALDLLKSQITSHSIVLNYKSSEEVLELLGNSIYLEQIIINLLVNSMQALDETIVNIKRIDLQTDVVNDFIKILVKDNGNGIENIENKDIFDPLFSTKKSKDGMGLGLAIVKHYVDSMSGKINYGNNLEGGAFFEIVFPKCVE, from the coding sequence ATGTTTGAAAGACTTAAAAAAGAGTTTCATGAAATTACAGATATAGATTTTAAATTAAAAAAAGCCAATGAGATCCTAAATTTAATCAAAGAAACTGAACCACAAGAAGTTCAAAAAGAGTTTGCAGAATATCTAATTAATAATATTGATAAAACAGACTCTGTTAAATTAAAATCTCAAAGCTATACTTCGGTAAGTTTATATCATTTTAGGGCATTAGAGATTGATTTAGCTTTAGAATATACTTTTGCTGCAGCATCATATGTTAATGAAGAAGAAAATCCTGATGAGCTTTCAAGGATTTATAATAATATGGGTGTTTTTTATTCTGCAATTGATTTACATGATAAAGCGAAAGAATGTTATGCAAAAAGTGTTTCTTTCAACAGTAACTCTATCCAGCCCAATTTAAACTTAGCTCAAAAATACGTTGATGAACATAATTTTGTATTAGCTCAAAAATATTTAGATATAAGTTTCAGAATCTGTAATGAAAACAACGATCATGATTTACTCATACAATGCTATATAAATAAAGCTGAGATGGAGAATATATTAGGTAATTATGACATCGCCGAAGAAAACTTGTTAATTGCAAAAGAATTGAATAAAAAACTAAAGATTGCAAGATACGATGGTTTTATTGAAATGGGTCTAGGATACACGAAATCATTAAAGCATGAATATTTTGAAGCCTTAAATCATTTCGAATACGCTTTAAGGGTTGCAAAAGAACAAAATAATGACGAAATACTTTGGTTTGCATATCAAAGTCTTTCTAACTTATACGAATCAATTGAAGAGTATAAAAAACAAAGCGAATATCTTAAACTAATGTTAAAGTTTAAAGAAAAAGTAAGCTCTAATCTTATGAATACAAAGATTAACTATCTTGAAAAAAAGTATAAAGAGAAGTCAAATGAATTAGAAATGGTTCAGGTTGCCGAAAAACATACTAGATTAGCCTCAATAGGAGTAATGGCGGCAGGTATTACACATGAGATAAACCAACCTTTAAATTCAATAATGGTTAATATTTCCGGAATACTATACAGAGAGAAAAAGGAAAAAAAATTAAGTGATAATTATTATGAATCTATAGTTCAGACTAAGCAAGCTGCTGAAAGAATAAGTTCTATTATCTCACATATGCGATCATTCTGGATAAATGACTCAAATTCGAATTTTGAAAAAATCAATGTTGATAATACAATTAAAAATGCTTTGGATCTGTTGAAATCTCAAATTACATCACATAGTATAGTTTTAAATTATAAAAGTTCTGAAGAAGTTCTAGAACTACTAGGAAATTCCATATATTTGGAACAGATAATAATCAATCTACTAGTTAATTCAATGCAAGCTCTTGATGAAACAATTGTGAATATTAAGAGAATTGATTTGCAAACTGATGTTGTTAATGATTTTATTAAAATTTTGGTAAAAGATAATGGAAATGGTATCGAAAATATTGAAAATAAAGATATATTCGATCCTCTTTTTTCAACAAAAAAATCAAAAGATGGAATGGGACTTGGTCTTGCAATAGTAAAACACTATGTAGATTCGATGAGTGGCAAGATTAACTACGGTAATAATTTAGAAGGTGGAGCTTTCTTTGAAATAGTTTTCCCTAAATGTGTGGAGTGA
- a CDS encoding class II SORL domain-containing protein — protein sequence MPKINRYVDISQIDKEAKKDYIDRHSPFLHCQSNAKKGEKFTVKVKVGNEYKHPDDFDHYISYVQLWNGEVFLGEAHFTPGVLGNMPGQVEVDFNIIPTKNMKLVAMAYCTKHGLWESDPIEVEVTE from the coding sequence ATGCCAAAAATCAACAGATACGTAGACATTAGCCAAATCGACAAAGAAGCTAAAAAAGATTATATCGACAGACACTCACCATTTTTACACTGCCAATCAAATGCTAAAAAAGGTGAAAAATTTACTGTAAAAGTTAAAGTTGGTAACGAGTACAAACACCCAGACGATTTCGATCACTACATTTCTTACGTACAATTGTGGAATGGCGAAGTTTTCTTAGGTGAAGCTCATTTTACTCCTGGAGTACTTGGAAATATGCCTGGTCAAGTTGAAGTTGACTTCAATATTATACCTACAAAAAACATGAAACTGGTAGCAATGGCATATTGTACAAAACATGGTTTATGGGAAAGCGATCCTATTGAGGTTGAAGTTACTGAATAA